In the Paraburkholderia acidisoli genome, CGGTCGGTGCGCTACTCGCGGAGCTGGCGCCGGGCGCGGCCGTTTGCGCGAACGTGGCGGCAGTGCCAGCACCCAGCACGGCGCACGCAAGCAGGGCAGCGCGACGCAGGAACGATGAGGGGAGAAGGGTTCGAAGTCTGCGCACGTCGATACCCCGGCTAGTTGTGAACGCCGCCGCACGCCATCGGCAGCGGCGCGGGCGCCGCGGGCGTGGGGTCGGCAGGCGCGGGTTGCGAGGCGAGCCACGCGGCGATGGCGGTGATGTCGCGGTCGGCGAGACGCGTCGCGACGTCGTGCATGCAGTCGGGGCTCGCGGCGCGGCGCGTGCCGTAACGGAACGCGCCCAGTTGCGCACTGATGTAATTCGCATGCAGACCCACGAGACCCGGAATGGCGGGTTCCATACCGGTTAGCGAGGCGCCGTGACAGCTCGCGCACGCGGGCACCTTGCGATTGGGCGCGCC is a window encoding:
- a CDS encoding c-type cytochrome, encoding MQARVLGCAACHGAHGEGTDNDYFPRLSGKPAGYLYNQLIAFRDGGRSYPPMNYLLAYLPDAYLKQIAEFFAQQHPPYPPPAAPTVDAATLALGKELVTNGAPNRKVPACASCHGASLTGMEPAIPGLVGLHANYISAQLGAFRYGTRRAASPDCMHDVATRLADRDITAIAAWLASQPAPADPTPAAPAPLPMACGGVHN